One region of Culex pipiens pallens isolate TS chromosome 2, TS_CPP_V2, whole genome shotgun sequence genomic DNA includes:
- the LOC120415308 gene encoding superoxide dismutase [Cu-Zn] isoform X2, giving the protein MPVKAVCVLSGDVKGTIYFEQNADSDAVKVTGEVTGLKAGNHGFHIHEFGDNTNGCTSAGPHFNPHGKEHGAPDASVRHAGDLGNVVADAGGVAKVDITDKQISLSGPLSILGRTVVVHADPDDLGVGGHELSKTTGNAGARLACGVIGICKA; this is encoded by the exons ATGCCCGTCAAAGCCGTCTGCGTGTTGAGTGGAGACGTTAAGGGGACGATTTACTTTGAGCAGAAT GCCGATTCCGACGCCGTGAAGGTAACGGGCGAGGTCACCGGGCTGAAGGCCGGAAACCACGGCTTCCACATCCACGAGTTTGGCGACAACACCAACGGGTGCACCTCGGCCGGGCCGCACTTTAACCCGCACGGCAAGGAACACGGCGCCCCGGACGCGTCCGTCCGTCACGCCGGAGATTTGGGCAATGTGGTGGCCGATGCGGGGGGCGTGGCCAAGGTCGACATCACCGACAAGCAGATCTCGCTGAGCGGACCGCTGAGCATCCTGGGCCGCACCGTGGTCGTGCACGCCGATCCGGACGATCTGGGCGTGGGCGGACACGAGCTGAGCAAGACCACCGGAAATGCGGGCGCCCGGCTGGCCTGCGGCGTGATTGGGATTTGCAAAGCTTAA
- the LOC120415308 gene encoding uncharacterized protein LOC120415308 isoform X1, translated as MPVKAVCVLSGDVKGTIYFEQNGGTAVTVTGCVEGLPPGKHGLHIHEFGDFSRGWHSTGPHYNPYGRDHGGPEDTNRHAGDLGNLVVRPCGMAKIQMVDHQITLVGEHSILGRTLSITEFEDDLGKGGHDYSKTTGNSGNKIACAMIGVAPEEYFQERRHLTTHD; from the exons ATGCCCGTCAAAGCCGTCTGCGTGTTGAGTGGAGACGTTAAGGGGACGATTTACTTTGAGCAGAAT GGTGGCACCGCCGTGACCGTGACCGGCTGCGTTGAGGGGCTGCCCCCGGGCAAGCACGGATTGCACATTCACGAGTTTGGCGATTTCAGCCGCGGTTGGCACTCGACGGGACCGCACTACAACCCGTACGGGCGGGATCACGGCGGACCGGAGGACACGAACCGGCACGCGGGCGATCTGGGCAACCTGGTGGTGCGGCCGTGCGGAATGGCCAAGATCCAGATGGTGGACCACCAGATTACGCTGGTCGGGGAGCACAGCATTCTGGGGCGGACACTTTCGATTACGGAGTTTGAGGACGATCTGGGAAAGGGGGGACACGACTACAGCAAAACCACGGGAAATTCTGGAAACAAGATTGCCTGTGCGATGATCGGGGTGGCGCCGGAGGAGTACTTCCAGGAGCGGCGCCACTTGACCACGCATGACTAG
- the LOC120415307 gene encoding uncharacterized protein LOC120415307, whose translation MKMDAFAQLVRHREQAARKIKVHKTYINEDPNVEDVTHCPKCWSRNQQSSVRYMYINLNEAIYKCESASCMYPFRNFKFKNYTDKTVYYYTALDAEESAVAAPVLDDFLEMSSPSKGQPSPVKGQVGANSSLFDFNLDCFSPEKVASGSSPLSNIKTPDRNIFGSPSLLNLVKDFDTGFIDDILSELGGGAGSPEKKSSPVVRVTPPKPVATSKQLKRCLQMFQQKTEVGEVQGVFKVPPVPGTEPPVSPKSKTRKSPGEHRRRHKHPRRPKHSSSSSAVLDGPLSSEQILQKSRLSPLQFIESLNSRKPPDGGTKEPTPTPVPGIKRLGNQKVERMLNFIERSMKKRTPGTESPSTSSDERSPLKRANQFTSARRKDTRKLSLSAAVLQDSQFRYEGGAEEECPEPVVAASPEKEVPPSPPKQQAEAPPPVLPSFDELIDFIHPPNPSDPRWNHAA comes from the exons ATGAAAATGGACGCGTTTGCCCAGCTAGTCCGGCACCGCGAACAGGCGGCGCGGAAAATCAAGGTCCACAAGACGTACATCAACGAGGATCCGAACGTG GAGGATGTCACGCACTGCCCTAAGTGCTGGTCGCGGAACCAGCAGAGTTCCGTCCGGTACATGTACATCAACTTGAACGAAGCGATCTACAAGTGCGAGTCGGCGAGCTGTATGTACCCGTTCCGgaatttcaagttcaaaaattacacCGACAAAACGGTTTATTATTACACGGCGTTGGACGCGGAGGAATCGGCGGTGGCAGCGCCGGTGTTGGACGACTTCTTGGAAATGAGTTCGCCGAGCAAGGGTCAGCCATCGCCGGTTAAAGGGCAGGTGGGTGCCAACAGTTCGTTGTTCGATTTCAATCTGGACTGTTTCTCGCCGGAGAAGGTCGCTTCGGGATCGTCGCCGTTGAGCAATATTAAAACGCCGGATCGGAACATTTTTGGGAGTCCGTCGTTGCTGAACTTGGTGAAGGACTTCGACACGGGATTTATTGACGATATTTTGTCGGAGCTGGGTGGCGGGGCGGGTTCACCGGAGAAGAAATCTAGTCCGGTCGTCCGGGTGACCCCGCCGAAGCCGGTTGCAACTAGCAAGCAGCTCAAGCGATGTCTGCAAATGTTCCAGCAGAAGACAGAGGTGGGGGAAGTTCAGGGCGTTTTCAAAGTACCTCCGGTTCCGGGCACGGAACCACCAGTTTCACCAAAGAGCAAGACTCGGAAGAGTCCCGGCGAGCATCGCCGGCGGCACAAGCACCCGCGACGGCCAAAGCACAGCTCGTCCAGCAGTGCCGTGTTGGACGGTCCGCTGTCGTCGGAGCAGATTCTTCAAAAGAGCCGCCTTTCGCCGCTGCAATTTATCGAATCGCTCAACAGTAGGAAACCGCCGGACGGCGGCACCAAGGAACCGACCCCGACTCCCGTGCCGGGCATCAAGCGGTTGGGCAACCAGAAGGTCGAACGCATGCTGAACTTTATCGAGCGCAGCATGAAGAAGCGCACGCCGGGGACGGAATCGCCGTCGACGTCCTCCGATGAACGGTCGCCGTTGAAGCGAGCGAACCAGTTTACCTCGGCGCGACGAAAGGACACGCGAAAGTTGTCCCTGTCGGCAGCGGTGCTGCAGGATTCGCAGTTTCGGTACGAGGGGGGTGCGGAAGAAGAGTGCCCGGAACCGGTCGTCGCTGCGAGTCCGGAGAAGGAGGTGCCACCGTCGCCGCCGAAACAACAAGCGGAGGCGCCGCCGCCCGTGCTGCCCTCGTTCGACGAGCTGATTGACTTTATTCACCCGCCCAATCCGAGTGACCCTCGGTGGAATCACGCGGCGTGA